A portion of the Sabethes cyaneus chromosome 3, idSabCyanKW18_F2, whole genome shotgun sequence genome contains these proteins:
- the LOC128742514 gene encoding PHD finger-like domain-containing protein 5A — MAKHHPDLIFCRKQPGVAIGRLCEKCDGKCVICDSYVRPCTLVRICDECNYGSYQGRCVICGGPGVSDAYYCKECTIQEKDRDGCPKIVNLGSSKTDLFYERKKYGFKQR; from the exons ATGGCCAAACATCATCCAGATCTAATATTCTGTCGTAAACAACCAGGAGTCG CTATAGGTCGATTATGTGAGAAATGTGACGGCAAATGCGTTATCTGTGATTCCTATGTGCGCCCTTGTACGCTGGTGAGGATTTGTGACGAATGTAATTATGGCTCTTACCAGGGCCGCTGTGTGATTTGTGGCGGACCCGGCGTGTCCGATGCTTACTATTGCAAGGAATGTACTATTCAGGAAAAAgat AGAGATGGATGTCCAAAAATTGTCAATCTTGGAAGCTCCAAAACGGACTTGTTCTACGAAaggaaaaaatatggatttaaaCAAAGATAG
- the LOC128739183 gene encoding uncharacterized protein LOC128739183, translating into MLSGVGFIVSLPGILKLLALLCMIIGGLIFVFVTSGGCKESQTWAVTYIISTTVSAVLSMVSYTLYALKLIKSPNALKVQHIAEITFAYAVFLLLLIVSIIMMTQCTNKLYTIDYVPESLTIIGAILLATGGTQLFLHWRSKEYIDDIQMNIPRHLQQNNNPHLSRKSILI; encoded by the exons ATGTTGAGCGGCGTTGGATTTATTGTATCTCTTCCTGGCATCTTAAAACTATTGGCATTG CTATGCATGATAATCGGAGGAttaattttcgtttttgttaCATCTGGAGGTTGTAAAGAATCACAAACGTG GGCTGTCACATATATAATTTCCACAACAGTCAGTGCTGTTCTATCTATGGTATCGTACACACTTTATGCCTTGaagttgataaaatcaccaaacGCTCTGAAAGTGCAACATATCGCAGAGATAACGTTCGCGTATGCCGTTTTTCTTCTGCTGCTGATTGTCTCGATTATCATGATGACACAGTGCACGAACAAATTATACACGATCGACTATGTCCCTGAG TCGCTAACGATAATCGGCGCAATACTGTTGGCAACAGGAGGAACACAACTTTTTCTTCATTGGCGCTCAAAGGAATACATCGATGACATTCAGATGAACATTCCGCGGCATCTTCAACAAAACAATAATCCTCATCTATCAAGAAAATCAATTCTTATTTAA
- the LOC128739180 gene encoding leukotriene A-4 hydrolase — MRLSPIDPSSYSNAHELIIYHVDLDWKVNFDKSTLSGSATLHFKTVRNDVEEIFLDTSELKIASVAASSSGGEIPLSWDVGTHIENIGSKLTIYLPTKTTGEISVIIQYETDPKASALQWLTAQQTCGKQYPYLFSQCQAIHARSIVPCQDTPAVKFTYNATLRHPSYVTGLMSAVKKASEPGLSKFEQKIAIPSYLLAIVVGALVEKEIGPISSVWAEQEQINESAEEFSQTADFIAKAEEICGPYVWGRYDLLVMPPSFPFGGMENPCLTFVTPTLLAGDKSLATVVAHEIAHSWTGNLVTNRNFEHFWLNEGFTVFVEGKIVGRLFGSAARDLHALHQLSELTDCIKTQLADTPELTKLVVDLSECSPDDAFSSVPYVKGSTFLRYLEDLFGGPEKFEPFFRNYLDKFKYQSVLTEDFKKALYNWFRENPNNDVLLERIDWDQWLFGEGMPPVIPNYDRSQLNACNNHCSLWAEQGVEVIRASPLLSEQLTSVQTIEFLAQLLAKKTIKELNAEKIELLEKAYGIDGTKNAEIRFRVVRLYIRAKLMDKMNKILSFLNSNFRMKFVRSIYKELAMWPEAKPIAVENFYKVKDQMMSVCAYGVSKDLDI; from the exons ATGCGGCTAAGTCCGATAGATCCTAGCTCGTACTCAAATGCAC ATGAACTTATTATATATCATGTGGATTTAGATTGGAAGGTCAATTTTGACAAATCGACACTCTCGGGAAGCGCAACACTACATTTCAAGACTGTAAGGAACGATGTAGAAGAAATT TTCTTAGACACCAGTGAACTTAAAATTGCCTCAGTCGCTGCGTCTTCTTCCGGCGGAGAAATACCACTGAGCTGGGATGTTGGAACACACATAGAGAACATTGGTTCGAAACTGACCATTTATCTTCCCACAAAGACGACAGGAGAAATTAGCGTGATTATCCAGTATGAAACTGACCCGAAGGCGAGTGCTCTCCAGTGGCTAACAGCCCAGCAGACTTGTGGCAAACAATATCCTTATCTTTTCAGCCAATGTCAGGCCATTCACGCCCGTTCAATCGTGCCTTGTCAAGATACACCGGCTGTTAAATTTACCTACAATGCAACG ttaCGACACCCATCTTATGTAACAGGGCTTATGAGCGCCGTTAAAAAGGCATCAGAACCTGGGTTAtctaaatttgaacaaaaaattgcCATTCCAAGCTATCTATTGGCGATTGTAGTTGGCGCATTAGTGGAGAAAGAGATTGGTCCAAT CTCCAGCGTATGGGCGGAACAGGAACAGATAAATGAATCGGCCGAGGAGTTTTCTCAAACTGCCGATTTTATCGCTAAAGCAGAGGAAATATGCGGACCTTATGTGTGGGGTCGCTATGACCTGTTGGTGATGCCTCCAAGCTTTCCATTCGGCGGTATGGAGAACCCATGTCTGACTTTTGTTACGCCGACACTTCTCGCCGGTGATAAATCGTTGGCTACGGTTGTGGCGCATGAAATCGCTCACAGTTGGACGGGCAATTTAGTCACGAATAgaaattttgaacatttttggtTGAATGAAGGGTTTACTGTTTTCGTTGAGGGAAAAATTGTGGGACGTTTATTTGGAAGTGCCGCACGGGATTTGCACGCGCTCCACCAGCTAAGCGAGCTCACAGATTGC ATAAAAACGCAGCTTGCCGACACGCCGGAGTTAACCAAGCTGGTGGTTGATCTTAGCGAATGTAGTCCAGATGATGCATTTTCGAGCGTACCGTACGTAAAAGGTTCGACATTTTTGCGCTATTTAGAGGATCTATTTGGTGGACCGGAAAAGTTTGAGCCTTTCTTCCGTAATTATTTGGACAAATTTAAATACCAGTCTGTACTGACCGAAGATTTCAAGAAAGCTTTGTATAATTGGTTCCGTGAAAATCCCAATAATGATGTGCTTCTAGAACGAATCGACTGGGATCAGTGGTTGTTTGGCGAGGGAATGCCTCCGGTAATTCCGAA ctACGATCGCTCCCAGTTGAACGCTTGCAACAATCATTGCTCTTTGTGGGCAGAACAAGGAGTTGAGGTCATCAGAGCATCCCCATTACTATCTGAACAGTTGACTAGTGTACAAACCATAGAATTTTTGGCACAATTGCTGGCAAAGAAAACGATCAAAGAGCTAAATGCAGAGAAAATTGAACTGCTAGAAAAAGCCTATGGTATTGATGGCACGAAAAACGCGGAAATACGATTCCGAGTCGTCCGGTTGTACATTCGCGCTAAGCTAATGGACaaaatgaataagattttaagCTTCCTGAATAGCAATTTCCGCATGAAATTCGTTCGCTCCATTTATAAGGAACTTGCCATGTGGCCAGAAGCAAAACCTATCGCTGTTGAAAATTTCTATAAGGTTAAAGACCAGATGATGTCAGTTTGCGCTTACGGAGTATCTAAAGATTTGGATATTTAA
- the LOC128739182 gene encoding 39S ribosomal protein L13, mitochondrial yields the protein MSAIKRVQQWATFARVWHIYDCTWQNPFESASLIKKHLMGLHKPIYHPMNDCGDHVVVINTADIALPGDEWKKRAYFHHTGYAGGATWTLAWELHEKDPTMIMKKSIYRSMHGNLQRRHTMQRLHLFKDANVPKEILENVTNQIRQPRRVPERLDLMDPEQVKNFPKIMDYPEEYILR from the exons ATGTCTGCTATAAAAAGAGTACAG caatGGGCAACGTTTGCTCGTGTTTGGCATATTTACGATTGTACCTGGCAAAACCCATTTGAATCTGCCAGTTTAATCAAAAAACATTTGATGGGATTGCATAAGCCTATATATCATCCAATGA ATGACTGTGGTGATCATGTAGTTGTAATCAACACTGCAGACATTGCATTACCAGGTGATGAATGGAAAAAACGAGCTTACTTTCATCACACTGGATACGCAGGGGGAGCAACCTGGACGTTAGCTTGGGAGCTGCATGAAAAAGATCCTACTATG attATGAAAAAGTCAATTTATCGTTCGATGCATGGTAATCTCCAACGTCGACATACTATGCAAAGGTTGCATCTTTTCAAGGACGCAAATGTTCCTAAGGAAATTCTCGAAAACGTTACTAATCAAATACGTCAGCCAAGGCGAGTTCCGGAACGGCTAGACTTGATGGATCCAGAACAAGTTAAAAACTTCCCTAAGATCATGGATTATCCCGAAGAATACATTCTTCGATAG
- the LOC128739184 gene encoding selenoprotein H-like: MATRSKRGAVKSAEDPVPTKKRASLEPPTENGVTVFIEHCKSUQVFKRKATQIYEQLCELAPGQLSELVLNEDGKPRRGAFEISVAKTKNADKILIWTGLKKGPPRKEKFPEAEEILSDVLKAVK, from the exons ATGGCAACTCGTTCCAAACGAGGCGCTGTGAAATCGGCTGAG GACCCAGTTCCAACGAAAAAACGAGCTTCGCTAGAACCACCGACGGAGAATGGTGTAACTGTTTTCATCGAACACTGCAAATCATGACAAGTGTTCAAGCGCAAAGCTACACAAATATACGAACAATTGTGTGAACTTGCGCCGGGACAACTTTCCGAATTAGTGTTGAACGAGGATGGCAAACCTCGTCGAGGTGCTTTTGAAATTTCTGTAGCCAAAACAAAGAACGCCGACAAAATCTTGATATGGACCGGTTTGAAGAAAGGACCTCCGCGAAAGGAAAAATTTCCTGAAGCTGAGGAAATACTTTCCGATGTGCTTAAAGCTGTGAAGTGA
- the LOC128742546 gene encoding TBC1 domain family member 20: MENIVELNGSNSNNSSTALEAEEISKSLTSFEADRSFEEYCDENTRLVDIKDHAEENGNKLDSTPPAKSIAFVQPNNHRRSDEPTELSFEKFPENHEEKLKRIKIENALDDPSTTQNDWRMFAKSEYGLINDDLRRKVWPLLVGVDLNMIDPAPSLAELNNHPEYNQVVLDVNRSLKRFPPGIPYEQRVALQDQLTVLILRVIIKYPHLKYYQGYHDVAITFLLVVGEEVAFHVMEILSTNHLVECMQETMEPTQRRLMFIYPLVKKENPALCKFLERSTVGTLFALPWYLTWFGHSLNSYRSVVRLYDYFLASDFLLPIYVTSAIVLYRQNEIFREDCDMASLHCLLSQLPEDLPFEYLLQKAEELYKKYPPKKVEKDVENMIANEKAQRLKEEQERKRRKTYGVAKPAHNSLIGRLLPHLQMTRRSVFVTTAFSILVGFCAYYYRAHLMPLSEAIR, encoded by the exons ATGGAAAATATAGTAGAACTAAATGGTTCCAACAGCAATAATAGCTCGACAGCTTTAGAGGCCGAAGAGATCAGCAAATCACTGACCTCATTTGAAGCGGATCGCAGCTTCGAGGAATATTGTGATGAAAATACCCGTCTCGTCGATATCAAGGACCATGCCGAAGAAAATGGAAATAAGCTGGATTCAACACCTCCTGCAAAGAGTATTGCTTTCGTACAGCCAAACAATCATCGCAGATCCGATGAGCCAACAGAGCTCAGCTTCGAGAAAT TTCCCGAAAATCACGAAGAAAAATTGAAAcgcattaaaattgaaaatgctCTGGATGATCCCTCCACTACTCAGAACGATTGGCGGATGTTCGCGAAATCCGAATATGGCCTCATTAATG ATGACTTACGACGCAAGGTATGGCCGCTACTTGTCGGTGTCGATCTGAACATGATCGATCCCGCGCCATCGCTTGCAGAGCTTAACAATCATCCCGAGTATAACCAGGTGGTTCTTGATGTAAACCGTTCTTTGAAACGATTTCCTCCTGGTATTCCTTACGAACAACGTGTTGCTCTGCAGGACCAACTAACGGTGTTAATTCTACGAGTGATCATTAAGTATCCTCATTTGAAGTACTATCAG GGATACCATGATGTGGCGATCACGTTCCTGTTGGTTGTCGGAGAAGAGGTCGCTTTTCATGTGATGGAGATTTTATCAACTAACCATTTAGTTGAATGCATGCAAGAAACAATGGAACCAACACAAAGACGACTAATGTTTATCTATCCTTTAGTTAAGAAAGAGAACCCAGCTCTATGTAAATTTCTAGAGCG TTCAACCGTTGGTACACTTTTCGCTCTGCCGTGGTACTTAACATGGTTCGGACACAGCTTAAACTCTTACCGGTCGGTAGTACGGTTATACGACTACTTCCTTGCATCGGATTTCCTTCTACCTATATACGTGACTTCGGCCATCGTATTGTATAGACAGAACGAGATATTTCGAGAAGACTGCGATATGGCATCTCTACACTGCCTACTATCACAA CTACCAGAAGATCTACCCTTTGAATATCTTCTGCAAAAAGCGGAGGAGTTGTATAAAAAGTATCCACCCAAAAAAGTTGAGAAGGATGTTGAAAATATGATCGCCAACGA AAAAGCGCAACGGCTCAAGGAGGAGCAGGAACGTAAACGACGGAAGACTTACGGAGTTGCCAAACCAGCTCATAACTCGCTTATCGGCCGACTACTACCACATCTGCAAATGACACGTCGATCTGTGTTTGTGACCACTGCATTTTCCATCCTAGTTGGATTCTGTGCGTATTACTATCGAGCCCATTTGATGCCACTGTCAGAAGCAATCAGATGA